The proteins below are encoded in one region of Streptomyces ficellus:
- a CDS encoding M24 family metallopeptidase, with protein MALVSPATSRASDFAERDARLDGFRRVQRLAYECAEAVAAQLKPGVTEREAARMQREWLRERGVRDWFHLPFAWFGDRTAFVDFRIPLQFFPTNRRLEAGMPFILDMAPVYGGFTADIGYSGCLGLNPLHDKLLSDLREHRELILREARERRPLREIYEDVDRLMVRQGYANRHRAYPFGVIAHKVDRVRERRWNPTLFGFGTQALKGLASDALHGHREGWSPLWSPYRFSDHPPRPGLWAVEPHIGFRGTGAKFEELLVVTDSRDPGQSAFWLDDDLPHVRRWAEEA; from the coding sequence ATGGCCTTGGTTTCCCCTGCGACATCACGGGCGTCGGACTTCGCGGAGCGGGACGCGCGGCTGGACGGGTTCCGGCGGGTACAGCGCCTGGCGTACGAATGCGCCGAGGCCGTCGCCGCGCAGCTCAAGCCGGGCGTGACGGAGCGCGAGGCGGCGCGGATGCAGCGCGAGTGGCTGCGCGAGCGGGGTGTGCGGGACTGGTTCCACCTGCCGTTCGCCTGGTTCGGCGACCGCACCGCGTTCGTGGACTTCCGGATACCGCTCCAGTTCTTCCCGACGAACCGGCGGCTGGAGGCGGGGATGCCGTTCATCCTCGACATGGCCCCGGTGTACGGGGGCTTCACCGCCGACATCGGGTATTCGGGCTGCCTCGGGCTCAACCCCCTGCACGACAAGCTGCTCTCCGACCTGCGCGAGCACCGCGAGCTGATCCTGCGCGAGGCGCGGGAGCGGCGCCCGCTGCGGGAGATCTACGAGGACGTGGACCGGCTGATGGTCCGGCAGGGGTACGCCAACCGGCACCGCGCGTATCCGTTCGGCGTCATCGCCCACAAGGTCGACCGGGTCAGGGAGCGCCGCTGGAACCCGACGCTCTTCGGGTTCGGTACGCAGGCGCTGAAGGGTCTCGCGAGCGACGCCCTCCACGGCCACCGCGAGGGCTGGTCGCCGTTGTGGTCCCCGTACCGGTTCTCCGACCATCCCCCGCGGCCCGGGTTGTGGGCGGTCGAGCCGCACATCGGTTTCAGGGGCACGGGCGCGAAGTTCGAGGAGCTGCTGGTCGTCACCGACTCCAGGGACCCCGGACAGAGCGCGTTCTGGCTGGACGACGATCTGCCGCACGTGCGGCGCTGGGCGGAGGAAGCGTGA
- a CDS encoding ABC transporter ATP-binding protein translates to MTVIATESLSKRFPRVTALDRLSLDIGPGVTGLVGANGAGKSTMIKILLGLSPATEGRAEVLGLDVATSGAAIRERVGYMPEHDCLPPDVSATEFVVHMARMSGLPPTAARERTADTLRHVGLYEERYRPIGGYSTGMKQRVKLAQALVHDPRLVLLDEPTNGLDPVGRDEMLGLIRRVYTDFGISVLVTSHLLGELERTCDHVVVIDGGKLLRSSSTSDFTQVTTTLAVEVTDTDAHPDGTAALREALTAAGVTFHARVEDGMPGAGHVLLLEATGEETYDLVRDTVAELGLGLVRMEQRRHHIAEVFRPGTEAATSRPQEVPTR, encoded by the coding sequence GTGACTGTGATCGCGACCGAAAGCCTCAGCAAGCGGTTCCCCCGGGTGACCGCTCTCGACCGGCTCTCCCTGGACATCGGGCCCGGTGTGACCGGACTTGTGGGTGCCAACGGAGCCGGCAAGTCCACCATGATCAAGATCCTGCTGGGTCTGTCCCCCGCCACCGAGGGCCGCGCCGAGGTCCTCGGCCTCGACGTCGCCACCAGCGGCGCCGCCATCCGCGAGCGGGTCGGCTACATGCCCGAGCACGACTGCCTGCCGCCCGACGTCTCGGCCACCGAGTTCGTCGTCCACATGGCCCGCATGTCCGGCCTGCCGCCCACCGCCGCCCGCGAGCGCACCGCCGACACCCTGCGCCACGTCGGGCTGTACGAGGAGCGGTACCGCCCCATCGGCGGCTACTCGACCGGCATGAAGCAGCGCGTGAAACTCGCCCAGGCACTGGTCCACGACCCGCGGCTGGTCCTCCTCGACGAGCCGACGAACGGCCTCGACCCGGTCGGCCGCGACGAGATGCTGGGCCTGATCCGCCGCGTCTACACCGACTTCGGCATCTCGGTCCTGGTCACGTCCCACCTGCTGGGCGAACTCGAACGCACCTGTGACCACGTCGTCGTGATCGACGGCGGCAAGCTCCTGCGCTCCAGCTCCACCAGCGACTTCACCCAGGTCACCACCACCCTCGCCGTGGAGGTCACCGACACCGACGCGCACCCCGACGGCACGGCGGCCCTCCGCGAGGCCCTCACGGCGGCCGGAGTCACCTTCCACGCGCGCGTGGAGGACGGCATGCCCGGCGCCGGCCACGTCCTGTTGCTGGAGGCGACCGGCGAGGAGACGTACGACCTCGTGCGCGACACCGTCGCCGAACTCGGCCTCGGCCTGGTCCGGATGGAACAGCGCCGCCACCACATCGCCGAGGTCTTCCGCCCCGGCACGGAAGCCGCCACGAGCCGGCCGCAGGAGGTGCCGACCCGATGA
- a CDS encoding ABC transporter permease translates to MSTPTTRTETRIHNIGYRDYDGPRLGRAYARRSLFSQSLRGAYGLGRSAKSKVLPMILFAVMCVPALIVVAVAVATKMKDLPLDYTGYAIFTQAVIGLFLASQAPQSVSRDLRFKTVPLYFSRPIEHVDYVVAKYGAMASALFILTASPLLILYIGSLLAKMDFADQTQGFGQGLVSVALLSLLFGGIGLVLAALTPRRGFGVAAVIAALTISYGAVTTLQAIAWNTDSLDAVPWLGLFSPITLVDGVQTAFLGASSSFPAEAGPGAGQGVVYLLVVLALIAGSYAVLLRRYRKVGL, encoded by the coding sequence ATGAGCACGCCCACCACGCGCACCGAGACGCGGATCCACAACATCGGCTACCGCGACTACGACGGGCCCCGCCTCGGCCGGGCCTACGCCCGCCGCTCGCTGTTCTCGCAGTCGCTGCGCGGCGCCTACGGACTGGGCCGCAGCGCCAAGTCCAAGGTGCTGCCGATGATCCTCTTCGCGGTGATGTGCGTCCCCGCCCTGATCGTCGTCGCGGTGGCGGTGGCCACCAAGATGAAGGACCTGCCGCTGGACTACACCGGGTACGCGATCTTCACCCAGGCCGTCATCGGCCTGTTCCTCGCCTCCCAGGCACCCCAGTCCGTCTCGCGCGACCTCCGCTTCAAGACCGTGCCGCTGTACTTCTCCCGCCCCATCGAGCACGTCGACTACGTCGTCGCCAAGTACGGCGCGATGGCCTCGGCGCTGTTCATCCTGACCGCCTCGCCGCTGCTCATCCTCTACATCGGATCGCTGCTCGCGAAGATGGACTTCGCCGACCAGACGCAAGGCTTCGGACAGGGGCTGGTCTCCGTGGCACTGCTGTCGCTGCTCTTCGGCGGGATCGGCCTGGTCCTCGCCGCGCTCACTCCGCGCCGCGGCTTCGGGGTCGCGGCGGTCATCGCCGCCCTCACCATCTCCTACGGAGCCGTCACCACGCTCCAGGCCATCGCCTGGAACACCGACTCGCTGGACGCCGTCCCGTGGCTCGGCCTGTTCTCGCCCATCACCCTCGTCGACGGCGTGCAGACCGCCTTCCTGGGGGCCTCGTCCTCCTTCCCCGCCGAGGCCGGACCGGGCGCCGGACAGGGAGTCGTCTACCTGCTGGTCGTCCTCGCCCTCATCGCGGGCTCCTACGCCGTCCTGCTGCGCCGCTACCGAAAGGTCGGGCTGTGA
- a CDS encoding ABC transporter ATP-binding protein, whose product MSTLSIDHVSRWFGNVVAVNDVTMSIGPGVTGLLGPNGAGKSTLINMMGGFLAPSSGSVTLDGQPIWRNESVYRRIGVVPEREAMYDFLTGREFVVANAELHGLGAAEAQKALATVEMEYAQDRKIATYSKGMRQRVKMASALVHEPSVLLLDEPFNGMDPRQRMQLMDLLRRMGSEGRTVLFSSHILEEVEQLASHIEVIVAGRHAASGDFRRIRRLMTDRPHRYLVRSSDDRALAAALIADPSTAGIDVDVTEGALRIQAVDFARFTELLPKVARAHSIRLLTVSPSDESLESVFSYLVAA is encoded by the coding sequence ATGAGCACTCTTTCCATCGACCACGTCTCACGGTGGTTCGGCAACGTCGTGGCCGTCAACGACGTCACCATGTCCATCGGCCCCGGAGTGACCGGACTGCTCGGCCCCAACGGCGCCGGAAAGTCCACCCTGATCAACATGATGGGCGGGTTCCTCGCCCCCTCCTCCGGTTCCGTGACCCTCGACGGGCAGCCGATCTGGCGCAACGAGTCGGTCTACCGCCGCATCGGCGTGGTGCCCGAACGGGAGGCGATGTACGACTTCCTCACCGGCCGCGAGTTCGTCGTCGCCAACGCCGAACTCCACGGCCTGGGCGCCGCCGAGGCCCAGAAGGCCCTGGCCACCGTGGAGATGGAGTACGCCCAGGACCGCAAGATCGCCACCTACAGCAAGGGCATGCGGCAGCGCGTGAAGATGGCCTCGGCCCTGGTCCACGAACCGTCCGTGCTGCTGCTGGACGAGCCGTTCAACGGCATGGACCCGCGCCAGCGCATGCAGCTGATGGACCTGCTGCGGCGGATGGGCTCCGAGGGCCGCACCGTCCTGTTCTCCTCCCACATCCTGGAGGAGGTCGAGCAACTCGCCTCCCACATCGAGGTGATCGTCGCCGGCCGGCACGCGGCCAGCGGCGACTTCCGCCGCATCCGGCGCCTGATGACCGACCGGCCGCACCGCTACCTCGTACGGTCCAGCGACGACCGCGCCCTGGCCGCCGCGCTGATCGCCGACCCGTCGACCGCCGGCATCGACGTGGACGTCACGGAGGGCGCCCTGCGCATCCAGGCGGTGGACTTCGCGCGCTTCACCGAACTGCTCCCGAAGGTCGCCCGCGCGCACTCCATCCGGCTGCTCACGGTCTCGCCCTCGGACGAGTCCCTCGAGTCGGTCTTCTCGTACCTCGTCGCGGCCTGA
- a CDS encoding ABC transporter permease produces MYNPTVARLTYRALLGRRRAAILFVLPGLLLLIAAAVRAFNGADDQIAADVLGGFALATMVPLIGVIAGTGAIAPEIDDGSIVYLLAKPVKRPTIIFTKLIVAIAVTMVFSAVPTFLAGMILNGNGQQVAVAHTVAALVASIAYSALFLLLGTVSRHAVVIGLVYALVWEAVFGSLIAGAKTLSVQQWALAVAEKVTGDGLVASDVGLPAAVALLAGVTVAATWFAGHKLRTLTLAGDE; encoded by the coding sequence ATGTACAACCCCACAGTCGCCCGGCTCACCTACCGGGCCCTGCTCGGCCGCCGCCGGGCCGCGATCCTCTTCGTCCTGCCCGGCCTCCTGCTGCTCATCGCGGCCGCCGTACGGGCCTTCAACGGCGCCGACGACCAGATCGCCGCCGACGTCCTCGGCGGGTTCGCGCTCGCCACGATGGTGCCGCTGATCGGAGTCATCGCCGGCACGGGCGCCATCGCGCCCGAGATCGACGACGGCTCGATCGTCTACCTGCTGGCCAAGCCGGTGAAACGACCGACGATCATCTTCACCAAGCTGATCGTGGCCATCGCCGTGACCATGGTCTTCTCGGCGGTGCCCACCTTCCTCGCCGGAATGATCCTCAACGGCAACGGCCAGCAGGTGGCGGTCGCCCACACCGTCGCCGCGCTCGTCGCCTCGATCGCCTACAGCGCGCTGTTCCTGCTGCTCGGCACGGTCAGCCGCCACGCGGTCGTCATCGGGCTCGTCTACGCCCTGGTGTGGGAGGCCGTGTTCGGCAGCCTCATCGCGGGCGCCAAGACCCTGAGCGTCCAGCAGTGGGCGCTCGCCGTCGCCGAGAAGGTCACGGGAGACGGGCTGGTCGCCTCGGACGTCGGCCTGCCGGCCGCGGTGGCGCTGCTGGCGGGCGTGACGGTGGCGGCCACCTGGTTCGCCGGCCACAAGCTGCGGACGCTGACGCTGGCGGGCGACGAGTAG
- a CDS encoding CynX/NimT family MFS transporter, which produces MARPESVRPLLLDAEADALPSPRGAAARRALLAHPVLLLAGIVLASLNMRAALASVSPLAGEISAAFGLSSTATSLITSVPVLFLGVGAAVAPWLGRRLGTEQVLLGALLLLAAGILVRVLPSLYALYGGGVLVGTAIALLNVLMPGLIKRDFPDRAASMTSVYTGAMIAGATVVAAASVPLERAFGGSWEASLAFWSLLAAVAAAVWLPQVLIARGRTGREVRVAAAPAGPVRGVWRSALAWQVTLFMGLQSLWSYVLIAWMPTILTDHGMSRSTAGVVFAFNNLVQVAGAFLVPLLAGRMRSQRPLVALVTSLVAVGYAGLMVEPVSGAWLWAAVLGVGQGGAVGLALTLIVLRSGDAVTASRLSGMAQTVGYLLAAAGPLAAGAVHEATGGWTVPIALVLCVCAAALVTGLLAARDRRVRVGAR; this is translated from the coding sequence GTGGCACGCCCGGAATCCGTCCGTCCGCTCCTCCTGGACGCGGAGGCCGACGCCCTGCCCTCACCCCGGGGCGCCGCCGCGCGGAGGGCGTTGCTCGCCCACCCGGTGCTGCTGCTCGCCGGCATCGTGCTCGCCTCGCTGAACATGCGGGCGGCGCTGGCGAGCGTGTCGCCGCTGGCCGGGGAGATCAGCGCCGCCTTCGGGCTGTCATCGACGGCGACCTCGCTGATCACGTCGGTCCCGGTGCTGTTCCTCGGCGTGGGCGCGGCGGTGGCGCCGTGGCTGGGGCGGCGGCTGGGCACCGAACAGGTGCTGCTCGGAGCCCTGTTGCTGCTGGCCGCCGGCATCCTCGTACGCGTACTGCCCTCCCTCTACGCGCTGTACGGCGGAGGCGTCCTGGTGGGCACGGCGATCGCCCTGCTCAACGTCCTCATGCCGGGCCTGATCAAACGGGACTTCCCGGACCGGGCCGCGTCGATGACGTCCGTCTACACGGGCGCGATGATCGCGGGTGCGACGGTGGTGGCGGCGGCGTCGGTGCCGTTGGAGCGGGCGTTCGGGGGCAGTTGGGAGGCGTCGCTGGCGTTCTGGTCGCTGCTCGCGGCGGTGGCGGCGGCGGTGTGGCTGCCGCAGGTCCTGATCGCCCGCGGGCGTACGGGCCGGGAGGTGCGGGTGGCGGCAGCCCCGGCGGGCCCGGTGCGCGGTGTCTGGCGTTCGGCGCTGGCGTGGCAGGTCACCCTGTTCATGGGCCTGCAGTCCCTCTGGTCGTACGTCCTGATCGCCTGGATGCCGACGATCCTCACCGACCACGGGATGAGCCGGTCGACGGCGGGGGTCGTGTTCGCGTTCAACAACCTCGTCCAGGTCGCGGGCGCGTTCCTGGTGCCGCTGCTGGCCGGCCGGATGCGGAGCCAGCGACCGCTGGTCGCGCTGGTGACGTCCCTGGTGGCGGTGGGGTACGCGGGGCTGATGGTGGAGCCGGTGTCGGGGGCCTGGCTGTGGGCGGCGGTGCTCGGGGTCGGCCAGGGCGGGGCCGTGGGCCTGGCGCTGACGCTGATCGTGCTGCGCAGCGGGGACGCGGTGACCGCCTCGCGGCTGTCGGGGATGGCGCAGACGGTCGGGTACCTGCTGGCGGCCGCCGGGCCGCTCGCGGCCGGCGCGGTCCACGAGGCGACGGGCGGCTGGACGGTGCCGATCGCGCTGGTCCTGTGCGTCTGCGCGGCGGCACTGGTGACGGGCCTGCTGGCGGCGCGCGACCGCAGGGTCCGGGTCGGGGCGCGGTAG
- a CDS encoding FadR/GntR family transcriptional regulator produces MALKAAGRTSLVDAVVDQLRAQLAGGEWTVGDRIPTEHELAGQLGVGRNTVREAVRVLVHAGLLESRQGNGTFVRSTADAAAVLRTVRAAGALDVLELRIALETEAARLAAARRDTHDLLRLRAALTTLREEGDRAADADLAFHRAVVEATHNAAFTEVYRFFSAQVHESLVESLGDHEMPAIDLDAHEALVAAIEAGQPDAAGAAVRELLRVPLETVRSIVATR; encoded by the coding sequence ATGGCACTGAAAGCCGCGGGGCGGACCTCCCTCGTCGACGCCGTCGTGGACCAGCTCCGCGCCCAGCTCGCCGGCGGCGAGTGGACCGTCGGCGACCGCATCCCCACCGAGCACGAGCTCGCCGGGCAGCTCGGCGTCGGCCGCAACACCGTCCGCGAGGCCGTCCGCGTCCTCGTCCACGCCGGTCTACTGGAGTCCCGGCAGGGCAACGGCACGTTCGTACGCTCCACCGCCGACGCCGCCGCCGTGCTGCGCACCGTCCGGGCCGCCGGCGCCCTGGACGTCCTGGAGCTGCGGATCGCCCTGGAGACGGAGGCGGCACGGCTCGCGGCCGCCCGGCGCGACACCCACGACCTGCTGCGGCTGCGCGCCGCGCTCACCACCCTGCGCGAGGAGGGCGACCGGGCCGCCGACGCCGACCTGGCCTTCCACCGGGCGGTCGTCGAGGCCACGCACAACGCCGCGTTCACCGAGGTGTACCGGTTCTTCTCCGCGCAGGTCCACGAGAGCCTCGTCGAGTCGCTGGGCGACCACGAGATGCCCGCCATCGATCTGGACGCGCATGAGGCGCTGGTCGCGGCGATCGAGGCGGGGCAACCGGACGCGGCCGGGGCGGCGGTGCGCGAACTGCTGCGCGTGCCGCTGGAGACGGTCCGCTCGATCGTCGCGACCCGCTGA
- the lpdA gene encoding dihydrolipoyl dehydrogenase, with product MSDRFDVVVLGAGPGGYVAAIRAAQLGKRVAVVEEKYWGGVCLNVGCIPTKALLRNAELAHLFTHEAKTYGIKVDGEVSFDYGEAFRRSRTVADGRVKGVHFLMKKNKITEFTGRGTFVDANTLEVALSDGGSTTVSFDHCIIATGATPKLLPGTRRSERVVTYEEQILAGELPRSIVIAGAGAIGIEFAYVLHNYGVKVTIVEFLDRIAPLEDKDVSAELAKQYRKLGIDVLTSTRVESIDESGEQVRVAVTGKDGKQQVLEADKVLQAIGFAPNVEGYGLENTGVKLTERGAIDVDGRSRTSVPHIYAIGDVTAKLMLAHTAEAMGVVAAETLAGAETMELDYPMIPRATYCQPQIASFGWTEEQAREKGFDVKVAKFPFMANGKAHGLGDTTGFVKLISDAKYGEIIGAHLIGPDVTELLPELTLAQQWDLTVHEVARNVHAHPTLGEAVKEAVHGLAGHMINF from the coding sequence ATGTCAGACCGCTTCGACGTCGTCGTACTCGGAGCAGGCCCCGGCGGATACGTCGCCGCCATCCGCGCCGCCCAGCTGGGCAAGCGCGTCGCGGTGGTCGAGGAGAAGTACTGGGGCGGTGTCTGCCTGAACGTCGGCTGCATCCCCACCAAGGCACTGCTGCGCAACGCCGAACTCGCCCACCTCTTCACCCACGAGGCGAAGACCTACGGCATCAAGGTCGACGGGGAGGTCTCCTTCGACTACGGCGAGGCGTTCCGGCGCAGCCGCACGGTCGCGGACGGCCGCGTCAAGGGCGTCCACTTCCTGATGAAGAAGAACAAGATCACCGAGTTCACGGGTCGCGGCACCTTCGTGGACGCCAACACGCTCGAGGTCGCGCTGTCCGACGGCGGTTCGACGACCGTCTCGTTCGACCACTGCATCATCGCGACCGGCGCGACGCCCAAGCTGCTGCCCGGCACGCGGCGCAGCGAGCGCGTCGTCACCTATGAGGAGCAGATCCTCGCGGGCGAGCTGCCGCGCTCGATCGTGATCGCCGGCGCCGGCGCGATCGGCATCGAGTTCGCGTACGTGCTGCACAACTACGGCGTGAAGGTCACCATCGTCGAGTTCCTCGACCGGATCGCGCCGCTGGAGGACAAGGACGTCTCGGCGGAGCTGGCGAAGCAGTACCGCAAGCTCGGCATCGACGTGCTGACCTCGACGCGCGTCGAGTCGATCGACGAGTCCGGTGAGCAGGTGAGGGTGGCCGTGACCGGCAAGGACGGCAAGCAGCAGGTGCTGGAGGCCGACAAGGTGCTCCAGGCGATCGGCTTCGCGCCGAACGTCGAGGGGTACGGCCTGGAGAACACCGGCGTGAAGCTCACCGAGCGCGGCGCGATCGACGTCGACGGACGGTCGCGGACGTCGGTGCCGCACATCTACGCGATCGGTGACGTGACCGCGAAGCTGATGCTCGCGCACACCGCCGAGGCGATGGGCGTGGTGGCCGCCGAGACGCTCGCGGGTGCCGAGACCATGGAGCTCGACTACCCGATGATCCCGCGCGCCACGTACTGCCAGCCGCAGATCGCCAGCTTCGGCTGGACGGAGGAGCAGGCGCGGGAGAAGGGCTTCGACGTCAAGGTCGCGAAGTTCCCCTTCATGGCGAACGGCAAGGCGCACGGGCTGGGTGACACGACCGGGTTCGTGAAGCTGATCAGCGACGCGAAGTACGGCGAGATCATCGGCGCGCACCTGATCGGGCCGGACGTCACGGAGCTGCTGCCGGAACTGACGCTGGCGCAGCAGTGGGACCTCACGGTGCACGAGGTGGCGCGGAACGTGCACGCGCACCCCACGCTGGGCGAGGCCGTCAAGGAGGCCGTGCACGGGCTCGCGGGCCACATGATCAACTTCTGA